The Pirellulimonas nuda genome includes a region encoding these proteins:
- a CDS encoding glycosyltransferase family 2 protein, protein MSPRPRSLTALPVFNEAAHVCKVLDQVVRHADDVLVVDDGSTDGTSDLLAARTDVQVVRHPENRGYGAALRSAFCHAMRNDYDVVVTIDCDGQHEPQRIQSLITACDGVDIVSGSRYLETFHQDTKPAPADRRRINQTITAELNERLGLSLTDAFCGFKAYRVEALRKLVLQDDGYAMPLEFWVQAAAAGLSIREVAVPLIYLDEKRSFGGALDIAEQRLAHYRDVIDRAQARVAERRGRGQRQAAPMEMC, encoded by the coding sequence ATGTCGCCCCGCCCACGCTCGCTCACCGCGCTGCCCGTTTTCAACGAAGCGGCCCACGTCTGTAAGGTCCTCGATCAGGTCGTCCGGCACGCCGACGACGTGCTGGTGGTGGACGACGGCTCCACCGACGGCACCAGCGACCTGCTGGCCGCGCGCACCGATGTGCAGGTGGTCCGCCACCCCGAAAACCGCGGCTACGGCGCCGCCCTGCGCAGCGCGTTCTGCCACGCCATGCGCAACGACTACGACGTGGTGGTCACCATCGACTGCGACGGCCAGCACGAGCCGCAGCGGATCCAGTCGCTGATCACTGCTTGCGACGGAGTGGATATCGTCTCGGGCAGCCGGTACCTGGAGACCTTCCACCAAGACACCAAGCCCGCCCCCGCCGACCGCCGGCGGATCAACCAGACCATCACCGCAGAGCTGAACGAGCGGTTGGGCCTGTCGCTCACCGACGCGTTCTGCGGCTTCAAGGCGTACCGGGTCGAGGCGCTGCGCAAGCTGGTGCTGCAAGACGACGGCTACGCGATGCCGCTCGAGTTCTGGGTGCAGGCCGCCGCGGCCGGCCTCAGCATCCGCGAGGTGGCGGTGCCGCTGATCTACCTCGATGAGAAGCGCAGCTTCGGCGGCGCCCTCGACATCGCAGAGCAACGGCTCGCCCACTACCGCGACGTGATCGATCGCGCCCAGGCCCGCGTCGCAGAGCGCCGCGGCCGAGGCCAACGGCAGGCGGCGCCGATGGAAATGTGTTGA